A genomic segment from Bradyrhizobium diazoefficiens USDA 110 encodes:
- a CDS encoding ABC transporter ATP-binding protein: MADVRLEGLKKTFGTIEILSNIDLTIDHGEFVIFVGPSGSGKSTLLRMIGGLEPISGGRLLIDNELVNDIDAADRNLGMVFQSYALYPHMTVKENLAFPLRMAKAGKAAIAAKIAKTASLLQIDHLLERKPRQLSGGQRQRVAIGRAIMREPKVFLFDEPLSNLDTDLRVQMRVQIAKLHKQLGNTMIYVTHDQVEAMTLADKIVVLKDGNIEQVGSPHDLYHNPASRFVAGFIGSPKMNFLGGKVEAAHEHGMDVRLDAGPTISVPVQPDQMLVGKPVTVGIRPDDFSSSMPGQQEISIELGVDFVEHLGSVTYIYGNAGNEALVARAPQSGWPKGASKFTLTAAPADCHLFMGNGKAVWRLHAPASWS, from the coding sequence ATGGCCGACGTTCGCCTGGAGGGCCTCAAGAAGACTTTTGGGACAATCGAGATCCTGAGTAATATCGACCTGACTATCGATCACGGCGAATTTGTCATCTTTGTTGGTCCGTCCGGGTCGGGCAAATCCACGCTTCTGCGCATGATTGGCGGGCTCGAGCCCATCAGCGGTGGGCGGCTCCTCATCGACAATGAGCTCGTCAACGACATCGATGCGGCCGATCGCAACCTCGGCATGGTCTTTCAAAGCTACGCTCTCTATCCGCATATGACGGTGAAAGAGAACCTGGCCTTTCCCCTGCGCATGGCCAAAGCCGGGAAAGCCGCGATCGCCGCCAAGATAGCCAAAACAGCATCGCTATTGCAGATCGACCATCTATTGGAGCGCAAGCCTCGACAACTTTCAGGAGGGCAACGCCAGCGCGTCGCAATCGGGCGCGCCATCATGCGAGAACCAAAAGTTTTCCTGTTCGATGAGCCGCTCTCCAACCTGGACACCGATTTGCGCGTGCAGATGCGGGTTCAGATCGCCAAGCTCCACAAGCAGCTCGGAAATACCATGATCTACGTGACGCATGACCAGGTGGAGGCGATGACCTTGGCTGACAAGATCGTGGTGCTCAAGGACGGCAACATCGAACAGGTCGGCAGCCCGCACGATCTGTATCACAATCCCGCTTCGCGCTTTGTTGCAGGATTCATCGGCTCGCCCAAGATGAACTTCCTGGGCGGCAAGGTCGAAGCAGCTCATGAACATGGCATGGATGTCCGGTTGGACGCCGGGCCCACGATCTCCGTTCCGGTCCAGCCGGACCAGATGCTGGTTGGCAAGCCGGTCACTGTTGGAATTCGCCCGGACGACTTCTCCTCGTCAATGCCCGGGCAGCAGGAGATCTCGATTGAACTTGGGGTCGATTTCGTCGAGCATCTCGGCAGCGTCACGTACATCTACGGTAATGCCGGAAACGAAGCTCTCGTCGCCAGGGCGCCACAATCCGGTTGGCCCAAAGGCGCCTCCAAGTTCACCCTCACCGCCGCTCCAGCCGATTGCCACTTGTTCATGGGCAATGGAAAGGCGGTATGGCGGTTGCACGCACCTGCGAGTTGGAGCTAG
- a CDS encoding HAD-IIA family hydrolase has translation MVSLSSKINWPPIEGIISDLDGVVYRGGTAIADAIEAFTRWQKAGVPFCFATNNSTHTPEDVVGRLRGSGLSIAPSQVVTSAITAAELVRTNYPHLTRIYVIGASSLVTAMRDVGLEVTDRAPEAVVMGLDRDITHEKLRIAVESILNGAVFIGTNPDLLLPTASGFEPGAGATIAAVAAATQVRPSIVGKPQVPMIETALSRLGTKRGSTIMIGDQVPTDIQAGKRAGLATVLVTTGVPTRQDPSLMAPDFIVSSLREIEVSAARAAQPRQRRA, from the coding sequence ATGGTTAGCCTCAGCTCTAAGATCAACTGGCCGCCGATAGAAGGGATTATCTCCGATCTGGATGGCGTCGTTTATCGTGGCGGCACCGCAATAGCGGATGCCATAGAGGCGTTTACGAGATGGCAGAAAGCAGGCGTGCCATTCTGCTTTGCGACGAACAATTCAACGCATACCCCGGAGGACGTCGTCGGCAGGCTGAGAGGATCTGGTCTTTCGATCGCACCGTCTCAGGTCGTTACAAGCGCTATCACCGCCGCAGAACTCGTTCGAACCAATTATCCGCACCTAACGCGAATCTATGTCATCGGAGCTTCCTCGCTTGTGACGGCCATGCGAGATGTTGGGCTGGAGGTCACGGACCGAGCGCCCGAAGCTGTCGTGATGGGGCTTGACCGGGACATCACGCATGAGAAGCTGCGAATTGCGGTTGAGTCGATCCTCAATGGAGCTGTGTTCATAGGAACCAATCCCGATCTTCTGCTGCCGACGGCCAGCGGGTTCGAACCTGGCGCTGGTGCGACCATTGCAGCTGTGGCCGCTGCTACGCAAGTGCGGCCTTCGATCGTTGGAAAGCCGCAAGTGCCGATGATCGAGACAGCGCTCTCACGCCTCGGTACGAAGCGCGGGTCGACCATCATGATCGGAGATCAAGTTCCTACGGATATTCAAGCCGGAAAGAGGGCGGGTCTTGCCACGGTGCTTGTTACAACCGGCGTGCCAACGCGTCAGGATCCGTCCTTGATGGCTCCCGACTTCATCGTATCGAGCTTGCGCGAGATTGAGGTAAGTGCTGCTCGCGCGGCTCAACCGCGACAGAGGAGGGCATAA